In Cicer arietinum cultivar CDC Frontier isolate Library 1 chromosome 1, Cicar.CDCFrontier_v2.0, whole genome shotgun sequence, one DNA window encodes the following:
- the LOC101493561 gene encoding pentatricopeptide repeat-containing protein At1g80880, mitochondrial: MAKRCHFYISRALHAFTIVKRSHLVASFSQAFYQTLSLPSQNQNQYAPFDFNLDLDDPDLLQFLQFLKKDDDHSLTSLEPNRDLVCSAIWVLREDWKPALRAFKWNSRYNDEKACNLMIWVLGTHAKFSTAWSIIRDMHASCLSTHHAMLIIIDRYAAANNSAKAIETFNFMNNFRLTPDQEAFRALLTALCKYGNVEEAEEFMLVNKKLFPLEIESFNIILNGWCNITNDVYEAKRVWRDMSKYCIMPDATSYSHMISCFSKEGNLFDSLRLYDQMKKREWIPGIEVYNSLVYVLTRENCPKEALKTIDKLREQGLQPDSATFNSMILPLCEAGKLAMARIVLNTMVEENISPTVETYHAFFEGTDYHGTIEFLSRMKGSGLGPNKDSFLLILEKFLKLKQPVNALKIWAEMKKYDVVPSCIHYRKMVEGLVTCRWFIKARDFYEEMISNGCSEDPKLNKLIQKHVLNSGDKRKQDVRKANSDKV, encoded by the exons ATGGCAAAACGGTGTCACTTTTACATTTCAAGAGCGCTCCATGCCTTTACCATTGTTAAACGCTCCCACCTTGTTGCATCTTTCTCTCAGGCATTCTATCAAACACTTTCATTACCCTCTCAGAATCAGAATCAGTATGCTCCTTTCGACTTCAACTTGGATTTAGATGACCCAGATCTATTGCAATTCCTCCAATTTCTTAAAAAGGATGACGACCATAGCCTTACCTCACTGGAACCAAACAGAGATTTGGTATGTTCCGCAATTTGGGTCTTAAGGGAAGATTGGAAACCTGCATTGCGTGCCTTCAAATGGAATAGCCGTTATAATGATGAGAAAGCTTGCAACTTGATGATATGGGTTTTGGGAACTCATGCCAAGTTTTCCACTGCATGGTCCATCATTCGAGATATGCATGCTTCTTGTCTCTCCACGCATCATGCTATGCTTATCATCATTGACAG ATATGCAGCTGCAAATAACTCTGCCAAGGCTATTGAAACATTCAACTTTATGAACAACTTCAGATTGACTCCTGACCAGGAAGCATTCCGTGCACTTTTGACTGCTCTTTGTAAATATGGTAATGTCGAAGAGGCTGAAGAGTTTATGTTAGTAAACAAGAAGCTCTTCCCGCTTGAGATCGAGAGCTTCAACATTATTCTTAATGGATGGTGTAACATAACAAATGATGTATATGAAGCAAAAAGAGTTTGGAGAGACATGTCAAAATACTGCATAATGCCGGATGCTACTTCATACAGCCACATGATTTCCTGCTTTTCAAAGGAAGGGAATCTTTTTGACTCTCTTAGGCTCTATGATCAGATGAAAAAAAGGGAATGGATCCCTGGGATAGAGGTCTACAATTCTTTAGTGTATGTTTTAACTCGTGAAAATTGTCCGAAGGAAGCTCTCAAGACTATAGATAAGTTGAGGGAACAAGGTTTGCAACCAGATTCTGCCACATTTAACTCCATGATACTCCCTCTTTGTGAAGCTGGAAAACTAGCAATGGCAAGAATAGTATTGAACACAATGGTAGAGGAGAATATTAGTCCAACTGTCGAGACCTACCATGCATTTTTTGAAGGAACAGATTATCATGGAACTATAGAATTTCTGAGTAGGATGAAAGGTTCTGGTTTGGGTCCAAATAAGGATTCCTTTCTTTTAATCTTGGAAAAATTCTTAAAGTTGAAGCAACCAGTAAATGCACTGAAAATTTGGGCAGAGATGAAGAAATATGATGTGGTGCCAAGTTGTATACATTACAGAAAAATGGTTGAAGGGCTTGTAACATGCAGGTGGTTCATAAAGGCCAGGGATTTTTATGAGGAGATGATCTCAAATGGATGTTCAGAAGATCCAAAGCTTAATAAGCTCATTCAGAAACATGTACTCAATAGTGGTGATAAAAGAAAACAGGATGTTAGAAAGGCTAATAGTGATAAAGTGTGA
- the LOC101493017 gene encoding magnesium transporter MRS2-1-like, producing MADLKERLLPPKPLPAFNGREATNRPSPSGRQPIQVVDLTGLKKRGQGLRSWIRVDTSGNSQVLEVDKFTMMRRCDLPARDLRLLDPLFVYPSTILGREKAIVVNLEQIRCIITADEVLLLNSLDSYVLHYVMELQRRLTTTGVGEVWQSDNSDSNRWRGSANFESTYSNTSPDYLPFEFRALEVALESACTFLDSQAAELEIEAYPLLDELTSKISTLNLERVRRLKSRLVALTRRVQKVRDEIEQLMDDDGDMAEMYLTEKKRRMELSFYGDQSIGYRSVDGASISAPVSPVSSPPDSRRLEKSLSIARSRHESMRSSESNTENIEELEMLLEAYFVVIDSTLNKLTSLKEYIDDTEDFINIQLDNVRNQLIQFELLLTTATFVVAIFGVVAGVFGMNFEIPLFNVPSAFQWVLIITGVCGVCIFSAFVWFFKYRRLMPL from the exons ATGGCAGATCTCAAAGAGCGACTACTCCCACCAAAACCTTTGCCTGCCTTTAACGGAAGAGAAGCTACTAATCGACCATCTCCCTCTGGAAGGCAACCTATTCAAGTTGTGGATCTTACAGGGCTTAAGAAGCGAGGCCAAGGTCTTCGATCGTGGATTCGTGTTGACACATCTGGAAACTCTCAGGTCCTTGAGGTAGACAAGTTTACTATGATGCGGCGTTGCGATCTTCCTGCACGTGATCTTCGCCTACTTGATCCCCTGTTTGTCTACCCATCAACAATCCTTGGTAGGGAAAAGGCTATTGTTGTAAATCTGGAGCAGATACGGTGTATTATTACAGCAGATGAGGTTCTTCTCTTGAATTCCCTTGATAGTTATGTATTGCATTATGTAATGGAGCTCCAACGACGGTTGACAACAACTGGGGTAGGCGAGGTCTGGCAATCAGACAATTCTGACTCGAACCGATGGAGAGGCAGTGCGAATTTTGAAAGTACATATAGCAACACTTCTCCTGATTATTTACCTTTCGAGTTCAGGGCTCTTGAAGTTGCTCTGGAGTCAGCGTGCACATTTCTTGACTCCCAG GCAGCAGAGTTAGAAATCGAAGCTTATCCGTTGCTGGATGAATTGACATCGAAGATCAGTACTCTAAATTTGGAACGTGTTCGTCGGTTGAAAAGCAGACTTGTTGCCCTGACTAGGAGGGTTCAGAAG GTTAGAGACGAAATAGAGCAGCTTATGGATGATGATGGTGATATGGCTGAAATGTACCTTACCGAGAAGAAAAGGCGAATGGAATTGTCATTTTATGGAGATCAGTCTATTGGATATAGATCAGTTGATGGTGCATCCATCTCTGCTCCAGTCTCTCCTGTTTCATCACCACCTGATTCTCGGAGGCTCGAGAAGAGCTTGAGCATTGCTAGGAGTCGACACGAGAGCATGAGGAGTTCTGAAAGTAATACAGAAAATATAGAAGAGCTTGAGATGTTGTTAGAAGCATACTTTGTTGTCATTGACAGCACTCTAAACAAGTTGACATCG TTAAAAGAATACATCGATGACACAGAAGATTTCATCAACATTCAACTG GATAATGTGCGGAATCAGCTTATCCAGTTTGAGCTTTTACTGACAACTGCAACATTTGTGGTTGCCATATTTGGAGTGGTGGCAGGAGTATTTGGAATGAACTTTGAAATTCCATTATTTAATGTACCATCTGCATTCCAGTGGGTTCTTATAATAACAGGAGTTTGTGGAGTGTGTATATTTTCTGCATTTGTGTGGTTCTTCAAGTACAGAAGACTCATGCCCCTATAA